DNA from Macadamia integrifolia cultivar HAES 741 chromosome 12, SCU_Mint_v3, whole genome shotgun sequence:
GGAACCAAATTGATTTCACAATGTGCACAATTCCTGAACATAAACAGGAGGTTGTCCCCAtcaaacacccccccccaaaaaaaaaaattcaaagccaAGGGTACTTATGTAAATATACTGGGTGGATAATGCAATTAATAAAATACCCTTAGATACTTTTTCTGTTCATAGATTTGGTGGGTAAGTCACATGGGTGATTCAAcgatttttttattgtaaataggAGCATAGGACCAACCTAACTCAACTGGCCCAATTTAGAAAAATCAGATTAATTGGGCTGGTTAGGGTTAAGCCCAGCTAAGATAGGCTGGCTTAGGATTGGTTAACCTCAGACAAAGTCAGATGAGGCTGGCTAAGTGTTCAGGGTATGTACCCTTGGGCCAGGCAAGGCTAGGCTACCTTAGATACCAAACTGGCCCGAGTCACATCAAACTTCTGCCACCCACAGGTATACTCAAGCAGGTCAAACCCAATCAAGTTCTTAGATGGAAAGCGTACTATCTGGGACTGCTTCATTTCAAAGCTTTTTCCTAAATTTGTTTCAAAGCTGGAAGTAAAATGTGGCTGAGAATTTCACCTTATTCATTTAAATGTCTGAATTAAGCAAAGAAAATCTAGATTACACAACTTTATTAAAAATAGTACTAATTGGTATTTCTATCCTTAATATacaatttttcattttccacTAGTTTaaaccacaattttttttccccttaggGTGGGGTGTGGACGGCATTCTACATGCCCTATTCGTACTTTATATTAGAGACACTGTTCAAAGTATTTTTGCTATGAGTTGAAAAATCGATCACTGTAGCATACTTTTTGAATCTCAAAATGTTAAAATAAATTGTACCACAAGAGTCCAAAATACTCTCACCATGCGGCTAATATAGAGTAGATTTAATCAAAAAGGACAAATATAGGTTTGCGGTTAAATGAGTGGAGGAATATTtcagttatttcatatttgtaGAATTGAAAATGTCAAACAACCCATTAAAGTCTTCAAGTACTAGAGATGGAAATCTTGACTTTTCCTTCATATGTTAAGCAAAACAATTTAAAAGTAAAAAGGGGCCTCCAAACTAGACAACAATTGGTGTTTTTCCATGTCTCTTTTGGCAGAGTTCTGATTTATGGCCCAGAGGTCTAGAAATATACATACATGCATACCAATTAATGAActtgccattttttttccttctaaataTGGTTAATGAATTTGTGTTGcataaaacattttcaaaattgaatggAGTACTGTAATGGACATACCAAACATTGTCTGGGTCATCATCAGGATCACAAAGAGGAGGTTCGGCTCCAGGATCGCGACTGACATAACAGCTGTTGTTCATAGGCTTCTGCCAAATAGCAAGATAACCCTTCTTCCTCACAAGCTCCCAGCAAAGACGAACAGTAAGGTCCACCATCTCtgtgaatgataacaaagcccATATCATTGTTGTGAATTGTAGTAATTTAAACCCCCCACCcgccccctccccccaaaaaaaaaaaaaaaaattatatatatatatatatatatagcccaTAACATTGAGAAGGTTGAAATTGAAGAGTGTTCTAGTAGTTTCCCAAGTAATTCAAAAGTCCTTGCCAGTCCATTTCAGAACAAGTTCAGTACTGGTCTAGTGTACAGTTTCTGAAACAGAATAGTACATCACAACATAAAATACAGACCTTTCTAATTGTGGATAAGCAATCTTTGCATGGGAATAGATAGGATTTGATTAACTTCTTAAGTAATTCTTTGGATTTTCATCCAAATGATAATACCTTTCCATTGTTCTTCACGATTCTCTTCATGTTGATAAACTGGATGCGCTGCCCAAACAAAGTAGCCTCCAGCCCTAAGCATCCTATTGGCCTCAAGAAGCAAAATTCCATCTTCAgaaacaaaggggaaaaaacacacatttagaaatgaaaattttatgtgtCTCAACAAATCCTAGAAGCATTGCAATGACTACAAACCATCCCAGACAATGTACTTTTGAGGAAATAAAGAAGTTAGCCAATGATACttctattgatatttaataGAAGATCCCAAAAGTACAGCCATTTGTTGTTCTATGAGAGTAAAAGATGGAAAATACAATACTTAGAAAATATGGGATTAATGTTCACTACCATTCTGAAGGAAATAATATAGGACAGATTTACATATGTATGCAGGACTTGACAAGGAAATTTTTCATCAGTTCATTGTTTAATGACCTGGCCTCTCTCTAAAGCAATTCTAAGGAGATAGAGCTTGTTATGGTTTccaccttctcttttttttttttgggggggggggtgggggaagagaaTAGAGTACCATCACGGGTCCAATTAATTCTACATCTTGAACAATGTATCAAATCAAAAGCCTGGCTTGGATACAGCAGACAATGAGTTGCAAATGCTGCCACCATGGCAGGTACACCACGCTCAAGAGCAAATTGAATCTGGTTCTTATGAACATCTTTTGGTGCTATGGACATAGTGATCACATTCCATGAAAGAAGATCAGCACCAAAGTTTGCTACTCCACACCCAACATCCAAGGTGACACGAGTATGATGGCCAAACGCAACATCAGGAACCATCTGCATGTAAAATGAAAATCTGACTTAAAAAGAGACAAAGCAAAAAACAACTGAACATTTTTCTCCCTCTGACCAAGAATGAAATTCTGAAATACAACGAACCTCTACAATTTGATGCAAATATAGATCAGCACCATGTATAAACTGGGTTCCACCTCctgaaatttttaatttatcCCCCACTCTTTTAATCGAATTCTGACCCCCTTTATCTTCAACCAAACACGTATCAGGTACATTACTGAACTGCACCTGTAATGATGTCATTATCATGACTTAATTATGATCTTTAATTAGATATTGACACTGAAAAAGTCAGTTGTTTATTTATCAAAGTAAGAGCTTTAGGAATCAAAATCAGAAAGCAGAAAACAAATCAGCTACATATGGACAGTAGTTCACTTATCACTAGAACCAGGTAAGCCATCTCACAAcgaaaacaaaacataaaataCTGAGAATCTAACTTAATGAAGATGCTTCTTATATACAAAAGAACCAGATGGTATTTCATCTTTAAATTagtttggaaaaaaataaatgtgagACGAGTGTAAGATGATGCTTCAGTATATAGAAAAAggttaaaaataaatgaataaataaaatggaattcAAGGCAGAATGATCATCAAAAacttattcctttttttcttttttcttaactaTCATATTCCAATATCATGCAATAATAATTTACCAACAAGTAAAAGCTATGAAATTCGTCAGCCCTTGCTAGAACACCAGCTAATGGTTGAATTGGCACATACTAGCTAATTTACATATATCTACATAACAATATGTTTCCACATGTTCACTCTTGTGCACTAACTTTGTCTGGTAATTTGGTAAGCAACGTGACTACACTAATAAAGCAGAGTACAAATACAGTCCACTTCAGGGAACCTCCAGTGTGATCTTTTATTCTAAAATCTGGGCCATACCAAAGTAACGACAGGGAAGAGAAATGATGCAATTGAAGAAGATAATAACAGCATTTCAAGCACGCAGTTCTTGCTTCACTATCTTGGAAACTTTTACAATTTCAAGGAAAGACCGAGAATCTTTCACGATCTAGTCAAGCTACTTAAATAATAGAGCATTCCCAGCTGTATTATAATATAATGGTTCCAACTATCAAATGCAGTACACCAGCTAGTAATTTAAGACAGAGATATTAAATAAAAGGATAGCGATTGCGGAAGCACCTCATCCCTGCTTCTCGGCCACGGAATTGGAGTCCTGTAGCCCTCCGGTGCCGGAACCAAGCAATTCAAATTCTTACCTTCCCCAGGACAATGCCGCTCGaaactctctcccctcttcGTCGTCTTCAGCTTCTTAATGTCATCGACATTATCAAGACAAGGTATATAATCTCTCATGCTCGCCGGACACAATTCGAATTTCTTAACCCTAACCCCAGTACcctcactctttctctctcttatttccttatCGTTCCCAAAATTCTCGACCACATCGGGATCAAATCCACCTATCTCGAATTCCTCCGTCATTATCCCATTCTCATCTACAATCCCTATTCTCTCGAACAAACCCACCTCTGCCGGCGGCGGAGCAGAtggtggagattttgaatcggGAACCTTGTCGGTCTGTTTAGCAATAGACTTTGATAGATCGAATTCCTTATTTGCGTTAGGAGAAAAATCGACATTCGTGATTTGGTTGCCGATATTGAATTGTTGACTGTTGAAGAACACTACCAGTTGGTAGCGATCGGACCAATGCCTGTCGAGAAAGAAGAAACCGTAAGACATTAAAGCGAAAGTGAGAAACCATATGAACCGC
Protein-coding regions in this window:
- the LOC122057125 gene encoding probable methyltransferase PMT11, with the translated sequence MANLYDLETTLKSDSEVGMRECELLLPFSDASMRSFDSGDVFRALRFIWFLTFALMSYGFFFLDRHWSDRYQLVVFFNSQQFNIGNQITNVDFSPNANKEFDLSKSIAKQTDKVPDSKSPPSAPPPAEVGLFERIGIVDENGIMTEEFEIGGFDPDVVENFGNDKEIRERKSEGTGVRVKKFELCPASMRDYIPCLDNVDDIKKLKTTKRGESFERHCPGEGKNLNCLVPAPEGYRTPIPWPRSRDEVQFSNVPDTCLVEDKGGQNSIKRVGDKLKISGGGTQFIHGADLYLHQIVEMVPDVAFGHHTRVTLDVGCGVANFGADLLSWNVITMSIAPKDVHKNQIQFALERGVPAMVAAFATHCLLYPSQAFDLIHCSRCRINWTRDDGILLLEANRMLRAGGYFVWAAHPVYQHEENREEQWKEMVDLTVRLCWELVRKKGYLAIWQKPMNNSCYVSRDPGAEPPLCDPDDDPDNVWNVRLKACITRLPENGNGANVPLWPARLQNPPDRLQTIQMDAYISRKELFKAESNYWNDIIRGYARAFHWKKMKVRNVMDMKAGFGGFAAALIGQQIDCWVMNVVPVSGPNTLPIIYDRGLVGVMHDWCEPFDTYPRTYDLLHAANLFSIEKKRCNISVIMLEMDRILRPGGRVYIRDTVSVIGEVQEVGKAMEWHTVLRDTSEGPYSSWKILTCDKPLLHA